A region of Granulicella aggregans DNA encodes the following proteins:
- a CDS encoding metallophosphoesterase has translation MKLAIVHLSDIHFKSASDVGLRRRAKLSNTIAFSRSPEEELIFVITGDIANTGDPAEYQIAIQFFTSLLADLGIDIKANPAAMTFIPGNHDCNFRGIGDLRPRLLDEIPSQLESIDACGETVETLLQVQSPFYQFVMTLTGEQIPLEDRLLQVRKLAFGNFMLEFRCFNSSWLSRRNEEPGSLGFPTSVFTRASEKTDADVVISLVHHPSNWLNPISHQSFRRAVQESSDILITGHEHLQGGQVVAPFSGSHLVHFESGAYQPHDSGESAFGIIHLDLDSRTSRHEEFRWSTGSYVKPGSDKVVPLGEKHARVNSLQVVNNFILKMTDPGTGFLHPRQQDLRLSDIFVYPDLKTRSISRKLQASGDLPRNISSAEVPTRVLNTSALVIAGPPDCGKSALGKSLFIEANTKHSRFSLMIKGQEIVGADPGGAFNSAVDSAIDEQYGPGNRGCYAGLNRNDRVLIIDDWDEAKFSRPGRSAILKHATAHFGCTILFVDDIFLIQELSRGSESSPLSGFQIADIREFGFRLRGQLIAKWHSLGTTFLEEERVLARRIADSTRVVDTVLGRNLLPSYPVNILTLLQTYDADAGSQNGGLGSYGQVYEALITARLGRVSMKSIDIGTKITFLSRVAWRLFTSQKRHLSQSEWRQQGEQYYKEYKIPLDSDQLLLSLLDAGIIAEDVDGFRFSYGYGYCYFVAKYFQENLADLDEGSGRADLFRQLKSLSERVYKQDNSNIIIFYVFLTKDRSLINHIIANAQRIFKDVPEFDFDSHLDFVNQIITPDPVMHLPDCSVQENRERLAQRRDESGESIEPSSDPSVSDIVYGEKLPIEQKLIIGIRYLSLMGQVLRNFPGSLKAEIKLELAFESYSLGLRILGAVFSLTHADAEKLTEDISKVLRTRMAFTGTDRELRSRAELIIAEMLREVTFALLKRMSHAIGLRELEATYEEVAELRDNSLSSRLIQLAIRLDHFVKFPKQDVEYLATELGANTFTYQTLRDLVLDHFYLFPEDYTIQQWAGNLLSFAVNTALIRGTSKKLLKAGSA, from the coding sequence ATGAAGCTTGCAATCGTCCACCTTAGCGACATTCACTTTAAGTCTGCCTCTGATGTCGGATTGAGACGAAGAGCAAAACTTTCAAACACCATTGCATTCTCGCGTTCGCCTGAAGAAGAGCTTATCTTCGTTATCACCGGAGATATCGCAAACACCGGGGACCCAGCGGAATATCAAATCGCAATCCAATTCTTCACATCCCTGCTTGCCGACCTCGGCATAGATATCAAAGCAAATCCCGCTGCTATGACCTTCATTCCCGGCAATCACGACTGCAATTTCCGAGGTATAGGCGATCTTCGCCCGCGATTGCTAGATGAGATCCCCTCGCAACTTGAATCCATAGACGCCTGCGGCGAAACAGTCGAGACGCTACTGCAGGTTCAATCTCCTTTCTATCAATTTGTAATGACACTCACGGGCGAGCAGATTCCCTTGGAAGATCGTCTTCTACAAGTGCGCAAATTAGCGTTCGGCAATTTCATGCTTGAATTCCGTTGCTTCAACTCCTCATGGTTGTCACGCAGAAATGAAGAGCCCGGCTCCTTAGGCTTTCCCACCTCCGTGTTCACTAGGGCTTCCGAGAAGACTGATGCAGACGTAGTTATTTCGCTTGTACATCATCCCTCGAATTGGTTGAACCCGATAAGTCATCAAAGCTTTCGGAGAGCAGTGCAAGAGAGCTCTGACATTCTCATCACGGGGCATGAACATCTTCAGGGGGGACAGGTAGTTGCACCCTTTTCAGGCTCCCATTTAGTGCATTTTGAAAGCGGCGCTTACCAGCCCCATGACAGTGGCGAAAGCGCTTTTGGCATCATTCATTTAGACCTGGATTCTCGCACGTCGCGCCACGAGGAGTTCCGATGGTCAACCGGGTCATATGTCAAGCCCGGTTCTGATAAAGTCGTCCCACTCGGAGAAAAGCACGCCAGAGTTAATAGCCTCCAAGTTGTAAACAACTTTATATTGAAAATGACGGACCCCGGCACTGGCTTTCTACACCCGAGACAGCAGGATCTGAGGCTAAGTGACATTTTTGTTTATCCAGACTTGAAAACTAGATCGATTTCCCGAAAGCTGCAGGCGTCAGGAGATCTTCCGAGAAATATTTCAAGCGCAGAGGTGCCGACCCGCGTCCTGAACACCAGTGCCCTGGTCATCGCGGGTCCTCCAGACTGCGGAAAGAGTGCTCTCGGCAAGTCTTTGTTCATAGAAGCAAATACCAAGCACTCACGGTTTTCCTTGATGATCAAAGGGCAAGAAATCGTTGGTGCCGATCCCGGCGGAGCATTCAATAGCGCCGTTGACAGCGCGATCGACGAGCAATATGGGCCTGGCAATAGAGGGTGTTATGCAGGACTAAATAGGAATGATCGCGTCTTGATAATTGATGATTGGGATGAGGCGAAATTTAGTCGACCTGGACGCTCCGCGATTCTTAAACACGCGACCGCTCACTTCGGATGCACAATCCTATTTGTTGACGATATATTCTTGATTCAGGAGCTCTCGCGAGGAAGCGAGAGCTCGCCCCTGTCCGGCTTTCAGATTGCGGATATCCGCGAATTTGGCTTCAGATTGAGAGGCCAATTAATTGCTAAATGGCATAGTTTAGGCACTACGTTTTTAGAGGAGGAGCGCGTGCTGGCGAGGAGGATCGCGGATAGCACGCGGGTCGTCGATACCGTTCTGGGGCGGAATCTTCTCCCATCCTATCCGGTGAATATACTTACATTGCTGCAAACATACGATGCCGATGCCGGTTCACAAAACGGGGGGTTGGGCAGCTACGGTCAGGTGTATGAAGCCTTGATAACCGCTAGGCTCGGACGCGTAAGCATGAAGTCGATCGACATTGGGACCAAAATTACATTTCTCTCCAGGGTGGCTTGGAGGCTCTTCACCTCTCAAAAGCGCCACCTTAGCCAGAGTGAATGGCGACAACAGGGAGAGCAATACTATAAAGAATATAAGATTCCGCTAGATAGCGATCAGTTGTTACTCTCACTACTTGACGCGGGTATTATCGCCGAGGATGTTGACGGGTTTCGCTTTAGCTATGGTTATGGATACTGCTATTTTGTCGCCAAGTATTTTCAAGAGAATCTCGCGGATCTTGATGAAGGAAGTGGCCGCGCGGATCTGTTCAGGCAATTGAAGAGCTTATCGGAGAGAGTTTATAAGCAGGATAACTCGAACATTATAATCTTCTACGTTTTTTTGACGAAAGATCGGTCGCTCATCAATCACATCATCGCGAATGCGCAAAGAATCTTTAAGGACGTGCCGGAGTTTGATTTTGATTCTCATCTTGATTTTGTCAATCAGATCATCACGCCTGATCCTGTGATGCACTTGCCTGATTGCTCAGTTCAGGAAAATAGGGAAAGGCTGGCTCAGCGGCGAGACGAGTCTGGCGAATCTATAGAACCCAGCAGCGACCCGTCAGTAAGCGACATCGTCTACGGCGAGAAGTTGCCGATTGAGCAAAAACTGATCATAGGAATTCGGTATCTAAGCCTAATGGGGCAGGTCTTACGCAACTTTCCTGGGAGCCTTAAGGCTGAGATAAAGCTGGAGCTCGCGTTCGAAAGCTATTCGCTCGGACTGCGGATTTTAGGCGCTGTCTTTTCGCTGACACACGCTGATGCCGAAAAACTTACTGAGGACATATCCAAAGTTTTGAGAACCAGGATGGCGTTTACGGGCACCGACCGAGAGCTCAGATCCCGTGCAGAGCTGATCATCGCTGAGATGTTACGGGAGGTTACGTTTGCTCTTTTGAAACGCATGTCGCACGCAATTGGTTTGAGAGAGCTGGAGGCCACGTATGAAGAGGTTGCGGAGCTTCGCGACAATAGCTTGTCTTCGCGCCTCATTCAACTGGCGATTCGCCTTGATCATTTCGTGAAGTTCCCTAAGCAAGACGTTGAATATCTAGCAACGGAACTTGGAGCGAACACGTTTACTTATCAAACCTTGAGAGACCTTGTCTTGGATCACTTCTATCTCTTTCCGGAGGACTATACGATCCAACAGTGGGCGGGGAACCTCCTGAGTTTCGCGGTGAACACGGCACTAATTAGAGGTACTTCAAAGAAACTCTTGAAGGCAGGATCGGCCTAA
- a CDS encoding helix-turn-helix domain-containing protein has protein sequence MSPLRLTHLKSLPQAAEELGITVNTLRAWVYRRKIAYVKVGRSVRVSEETIQRIIDRGTIPALESRD, from the coding sequence ATGTCCCCACTCAGACTCACTCATTTGAAGTCTCTGCCGCAGGCCGCCGAGGAATTGGGCATCACCGTGAACACGCTTCGCGCCTGGGTCTATCGCCGCAAAATCGCATACGTGAAAGTTGGTCGCTCAGTCCGCGTGTCCGAAGAAACCATTCAGCGCATCATCGACCGGGGCACCATTCCCGCACTTGAGAGCCGCGACTGA